In one Balaenoptera musculus isolate JJ_BM4_2016_0621 chromosome 20, mBalMus1.pri.v3, whole genome shotgun sequence genomic region, the following are encoded:
- the BTBD17 gene encoding BTB/POZ domain-containing protein 17, with protein MLRLGYTKPGSWASFWAILTLVGLVTRAAQKTDVGGESTGTSINHSQTLLQRLQELLRQGNASDVVLRVQAAGTDEVRVFHAHRLLLGLHSELFRELLSNQSEVVLQEPRDGAAVFDKFIRYLYCGELVVLLAQAIPLHRLAAKYGVSSLQRGVAEYMRAHLAGGAGPAVGWYHYAVSTGDEALRQSCLQFLAWNLSAVAGSAEWGAVSPELLAQLLPRSDLVLQDELELFHALEAWLGRARPPPAVAERALRCIRYPMIPPAQLFQLQARSAALARHGAAVADLLLQAYQFHAASPLHYAKFFDVNGSSFLPRNYLAPAWGAPWVINNPARDDRSTSFQTQLGPSGHDSGRRVTWNVLFSPRWLPVSLRPVYADAAGTALPLARPEDGRPRLVVTPASSGGDAAGVSFQKTVLVGTRQHGRLLVRHAYSFHQSSEEAGDFLAHADLQRRNSEYLVENALHLHLIVKPVYHPLIRTPK; from the exons ATGCTTAGGCTGGGCTACACCAAACCTGGGTCCTGGGCCAGCTTCTGGGCCATCCTGACCTTAGTGGGCCTGGTCACTCGTGCAG CCCAGAAAACCGATGTCGGCGGGGAGTCAACGGGCACCTCCATCAACCACTCCCAGACGCTGCTCCAACGCCTGCAGGAGCTGCTGCGGCAGGGCAATGCCAGCGACGTGGTGCTGCGGGTCCAGGCTGCGGGCACCGACGAGGTCCGGGTCTTCCACGCCCACCGCCTGCTGCTGGGACTGCACAGCGAGCTGTTCCGGGAGCTGCTGAGTAACCAGAGCGAGGTGGTGCTGCAGGAGCCCCGGGACGGTGCTGCGGTCTTTGACAAGTTCATCAG GTACCTCTACTGCGGCGAACTGGTCGTGCTGCTGGCGCAGGCCATCCCCCTGCACAGGCTGGCCGCCAAGTACGGCGTGTCCTCCCTGCAGCGGGGCGTGGCCGAGTACATGCGCGCACACCTGGCGGGCGGCGCGGGCCCGGCGGTGGGCTGGTACCACTACGCCGTGAGCACCGGGGACGAGGCCCTGCGCCAGAGCTGCCTGCAGTTCCTGGCCTGGAACCTGTCGGCCGTGGCGGGGAGCGCCGAGTGGGGCGCCGTGAGCCCCGAGCTGCTGGCGCAGCTGCTGCCGCGCTCGGACCTGGTGCTGCAGGACGAGCTGGAGCTGTTCCACGCGCTGGAGGCGTGGCTGGGCCGCGCGCGGCCGCCCCCGGCCGTGGCCGAGCGGGCGCTGCGCTGCATCCGCTACCCCATGATCCCGCCGGCGCAGCTCTTCCAGCTGCAGGCGCGCTCGGCGGCCCTGGCGCGCCACGGCGCGGCGGTGGCCGACCTCCTGCTGCAGGCCTACCAGTTCCACGCCGCCTCGCCGCTGCACTACGCCAAGTTCTTCGACGTCAACGGCAGCTCCTTCCTGCCCCGCAACTACCTCGCGCCCGCGTGGGGCGCCCCGTGGGTCATCAACAACCCGGCCCGCGACGATCGCAGCACCAGCTTCCAGACGCAGCTGGGTCCCAGCGGCCACGACTCGGGCCGCCGGGTCACGTGGAACGTGCTCTTCTCGCCGCGCTGGCTGCCCGTCAGCCTGCGGCCCGTCTACGCGGATGCCGCGGGCACCGCGCTGCCCCTCGCGCGCCCCGAGGACGGCCGGCCGCGGCTCGTGGTCACGCCGGCCAGCAGCGGCGGCGACGCGGCGGGCGTGAGCTTCCAGAAGACCGTGCTGGTGGGGACGCGCCAGCACGGCCGCCTGCTGGTCCGCCACGCCTACAGCTTTCACCAGAGCAGCGAGGAGGCCGGCGACTTCCTGGCGCACGCCGACCTGCAGCGGCGCAACTCCGAGTACCTGGTGGAGAACGCCCTGCACCTGCACCTCATCGTGAAGCCCGTCTACCACCCCCTCATCCGGACCCCGAAGTAG